The following is a genomic window from Saprospiraceae bacterium.
AACTTATGATGACCCCATCAATAAGGGACTGTTTAATGTGGTGTAAATATGCCAAATTTGCCTATTTACCAGTATAATAATTGTAATCTTTGATGATAGTAGAGATAAATTTTGAATCCGACAATGCACCTTGTTTGATTCCTGATACCGTTTCCATTTTATCGATCAGTTTTCTTATGGTTTTCAGATCATTATTTTTGATGGCATTCTGATATGTTTCTTTGATGATGCGCATATCATTGTCAGAAAACCTGACCACCTGAGCAAATACCGGCTGATAGTCCTGTGAAAGATTTTCAAGTATTGTATGGCTGATGTTGATATTATTTTTGAGCGATATGACAGCAGTACCGGCTGCAAGGTCTCCCAACCTCTGATGATTTTTGGACATTGCCATGCTGATCATACCTGCCATATACAAAGATGCCGACATATCTACCAATCTCATCACCCACCTGATAAGGTAGTCAAAAAAAGACGCCTGATACCCGTCAATTTTTACAACTTTTATTCCCAATAGTTTTTTGCCGATGGTCTGACCTTCCATCAGGGATTCCTGCACCAGTGTATAAAACATCATTGGAAGATACATCACTACATAAATAGCCATCATTGACCAATCATCTTTGATGACTCTGTCAATAGACAAACCCGAAAGTACGGTCCACTGTAGGAGCAGATGATAACAAAACTTGACAGCTCCATCCGTCAAATAAGCTCCGATACGTGCTCCTATACTGGCTACAGTAAAATTAATATTGACATTTTGTGTTGTATTTATGCTTATTTCAGGCATTCGTATTATTTTTACACCCTATGAGGGAAATTTTGTTTATAAAACGCAACAAAGAAAAATGGCATACTTTTGAGCAGGCTATCAGCGGTAAAATTAAAAAAAATCCTGATGAACTTGCCGGTTTGTATGTTCAATTGATCAATGACCTTGCTTTTGCACAGACATACTACCCAAAAAGTAAAACCGTCATCTACCTGAATCACCTGGCAGCGTCTGTCTATCAGCAAATATACAAGACAAAACGGGCAGATAAAAATCAAATTGTTGTTTTCTTCAAAAATGAAGTTCCGATGCTTATAAGGGAAAACAAAAAATTTCTTCTGTTTGCTTTTTCCTTGTTTTTTTTATTTGTCAGCCTTGGGGTATTATCGGCTTTGTATGATGATTCATTTGTACGCCTGATCCTGGGTGATGGCTACGTAGATATGACATTAGACAATATCAAAGGCGGAGATCCGGTTGCAGTGTACAAATCAGGGTCCAACTGGGGAGGATTCATAGGCATCACTATGAATAATCTGATGGTAGGCTTGAAGTGTTTTGTATATGGTGTGTCAGGAGGCTTGGGCACGGCATACATTATGCTTCACAATGGCATCATGATTGGAGCCTTTCAGACTTTTTTCGGTCAGCAGGGTGTATTGTGGGAAAGCGTCAGAGGAATTTGGATACATGGAAGTATGGAGATTTTTGCTATAGTGATTGAAGCCATGGCAGGATTGATTCTTGGATTTGGTATTTTATTTCCCGGCACCCAATCAAGACTGCAGTCCTTCAAAAGCAGTATGAAAAAAGGTTTAAAAATCTGGATCAGTACCATACCATTTACTATTTCTGCGGGATTTTTGGAGGGCTTTGTCACCAGGTTTTCCAATGTGATGCCAAATGCAGTAAGTGTGGGCATCATCTTGTTTACGCTGGGATGTATAAGCTGGTATTATCTCATATACCCATTTTGGTATGAGCACCAAAAAATTGAGACTTATGAGTAACAAACTATGTCAGGCGATACATATTTGGGTTTTTTTGATGGCTTCTCTGATGATGATAGGTCAGGAAGATACTTTAAGCACTCAATTTGCTGATTTTGAAGAGGAGTTAGGCGTTGTTGATGAAGAAAATGATGTGGTACCTGCGCAGGAGGAAGTGAGAAAATTTGATGAAAACTATAAAAGACGGTATGAGTCAGCAGAATTTGACTATGAAATCAAGCCAAAAAGTAAAAATGCCTTTCAGAGATTTTTGGACTGGTTGTTTGGATCCGGGGCGAAGAAATCCGGGTCATCCAATGCGGGCTTATATCTGGTATGGTTTCTCAGGATTTTTGCATTTTTGGTCATAATTTATGTTGTATTTGCCATAGTAAGTATCCTTCTGGGCAAAAAAGGAAACTGGCTCTTTGATAAAAAAGATGAAAAAAGAGTCATCACCTTTCCATTACAAGCTGAGGACATCATTTCTGGCGACTTCAAGACGCTGTATGAAAAAGCAATGCAAAATGAAGATTATAAGATGGCTGTCCGGTACAGATATCTTCTCCTATTGCAACAATTGGCCAAAAAAAATATCATATCATACCACAAGGACAAGACCAATTCAGATTATTATTATGAAATAAAGGACAAAAATATATCGTCGTCATTCTCCTACGTGTCTTACATATATGAGCACATTTGGTACGGCGGATTTGAACTTCAAAAAAAGGACCTAAGCGTAGCAGTCCAGGCATTTGATCACACATCATCACTGATCAGGATATGAGTCGGAACAGAATCACCATAATAAGTATCTTGGCAGGACTCATCCTGGTAGCCATATTTTTTGGAAGCGCAGGTAAAAAACCACTAAACTGGAACCCTACTTACAATACAAAAGACAAAATTCCCCTGGGCCTGTATATCTTTGACAAAGAGGTAGACAGCTTTTTTCATGTTTATGTCGAGCGTTATAAAGATGACCTGAAAGATTACTTTTATGAAGGGGTATTTGAAGATTCAGTACTCTATGACTATTGTATGATGAATATCAATATGTCTTTTGATGTTGATAAAAAACAAACCGAAAACCTATGTTCCTTCGTGAAAAATGGAAACAGTGTATTTCTGAGTGCCGGCTCGTTTTCTGAATCCCTGATGAACAGACTGAAACTGGAAGTTTTTAATATTCCTTACTCAACTTTATCTGACAAAAACCATGAAAATATTAAGATATACCTGCAGGACAGTACGGCAGGCAGTAAAATCATCGGACAAAGGACTATCACGGGATCGTACTTCATATCATATGACAGCGCCTCAAGTCAGGTATTGGGCTACAGAATGTTCAATAAAGTAGTGCAACCCAATTTTATTAAAGTAAAGATGGGCCTAGGACATTTTTTTATCCACCTGGAGCCTGCCGCTTTTTCCAATTACCATTTTATGACAGGTGATGATTATAAATATGCTGAAGCCGTTCTCACTCACATCCCTTATAATCAGGATATCATATGGTTACTTCACAAACAAACTTCCAGGGTAATTTCTGATTCACCACTCAGATTTATTTTATCTCAGCCTCCTTTGAAATGGGCATGGTATCTCCTCATTACAGGGCTTCTGGCTTTCATTATTTTTAACATCAGAAGGAGTCAGCGCATCATTCCTGATCTGCCACCTCCTGCAAACACATCAGTGGAATTTGCAAAAACTGTAGGTAATCTTTACAGACGGGAAGGTGATATAAAAAACATCATCGATAAAAAGATCATATATTTTCTTGAAAAAATCAGGACAGATTATCATCTGCATACTGATGTGCTTGATGAAAAGTTTGCCAAAATGCTGCACATAAAATCCGGCAAAGACATAAAAATCATAGAGAGAATCGTGCTTCTGATCAATAAACAACGAAATTTTGATTTTGCCAGGAGCACGCACGACTTACAACAACTTAATGATACTTTTGAAAACTTTTATAAATCATAAAATATGGAAGACAATACCATGAACGAGTCATTACACTTTGAAAGCAGGCTGGACATGAGCCGTTTGCATGAAAAAATTGAAGCCATAAAAGGAGAAATTTCGCGTGTGATCGTAGGACAGGAAAAACTGGTGGATATGTTGCTGATATCCCTTCTGGCCAATGGGCATACCATCCTAGAAGGTGTGCCCGGTGTTGCAAAAACAATCACAGCCAAATTGTTGTCAAAGTGCATACAGACCGATTTCAGCAGGATACAATTCACTCCTGACCTGATGCCAAGTGACATCCTGGGTACGCTTGTATTTGATGTCAAAAAAGCGGATTTTGAGTACCGTAAAGGACCGATATTTGCAAATGTAGTACTGATAGACGAAATCAACAGGGCTCCTGCAAAAACTCAGGCAGCACTATTTGAAGTCATGGAAGAGCGTCAGATCACCATGGATGGAACAACCTATCCTATGGAACTGCCTTTTCTTGTCGTGGCTACTCAGAACCCCATCGAGCAAGAAGGTACTTACAGGTTGCCTGAAGCACAGCTGGACAGGTTTCTCATCAAGATACAAATAGACTATCCCGCTAAAGATGAAGAGATAGAAATCATCACCCGAGAGAATAATTTGTATTCAGGTTCCAAACTTGACGATATCTCACCGGTCATCAGTTCAAATGAAATCATGGAATTTCAGTCACTCGTAAGACAGGTGAAAGTGGACCCGCAAATGATAACCTATATCGCCGGCATCGTGGTCAGCACCCGACAAAACCCTATGCTGTATCTCGGTGCATCTCCAAGGGCTTCTATAGCCATACTCAATGCATCAAAAGCACATGCCGCTATCAGAGGAAGAGATTTTGTCACGCCTGATGATATCAAAGAAGTGGCATACGCAGTCCTCAATCACAGACTGATTGTTTCTCCTGAAAAAGAAATGGAAGGCATCACGACATCGCTCATTATCAAACAAATCCTCGAATCAGTAGAAATACCACGATGACCATGACACAAGTCATAAAGACACTATATAAACACTTGTACATCCAACCCCGTTTTTTTTATGCAGGGATAGCTGTGGTTTTTGTTTTTATAGTTTCTTTTTTTATTCCGTTATTATTTGTCCCGGCTCAAATTATGCTGCTTTTGTTGGTGCTATTTTTTATTTTTGATACCATATTGCTGTTCAGGTCTGAAAAAGGAGTAGAAGCGCAAAGAATTTTATCTGACAGATTTTCAAATGGCACTCAAAATACCATTGAGCTAAAAATTACAAATCATTACGGTTTCAGAATAAGTACGGAAATCATTGATGAACTGCCGCCGGAGTTTCAGGTGAGAGATTTTGAGATCAGAAGCGCTGTTGCTGCCGGTAGTACAGAGATCTATGTCTATCAGCTGCGCCCGACATTCAGAGGGCTGATAGATTTTGGAGATGTTCATATTTATGCTGCTTCCCCATTGTCCTTAGTAAAACGCAGGTATAGCATTGATCTGAAAAAAGAAGTGGCAGTTTATCCATCCGTAGTTGACCTTCGCAAATTTGAGCTTATGGCATTTTCCAATAAAATATTTCAGCATGGATTAAAAAAGATCAGGAAGCTTGGCCATACTATGGAGTTTGAAAAGATCAAAGAGTACGTGCCGGGAGATGACTTCAGGACAGTCAACTGGAAGGCCACAGCCAAGAGCAACAAACTAATGGTCAATCAATATCAGGATGAACGATCCCAGTCAGTCTATTGTATTATCGATAAAGGCCGGGTGATGAAAATGCCATTTGACGGGTTGAGTCTGCTGGATTATGCGATCAATACCACTATCATCCTGTCCAATGTTGTGCTAAGGAAACAGGATTATGCAGGATTCTTTTCATTTTCCAAAAGAGTGGACAACAGGGTAGTTGCTGACAAAAAAGCCACCCAAAAGGAACGAATCATGGAAGCACTGTACAATGTAAAAACGGATTTTTTTGAATCAGATTATGGCAGACTCTATGCTGACATCAAAAAAAACATCACACACCGCAGCCTTTTGTTTCTGTTTACTAATTTTGAAACGCTGGATGGTCTCAGCCGACAACTGCCTTACCTCAAAGCTATTTCCAAAAATCATCTGCTGATCATCATTTTTTTTCAAAATACTGAATTGGAGCAATTGGCGGATGTTGTGGCAGACACAGAAGCCAAACTTTATGATAAAGTCATCGCTGAAAAGTTTTTATTTGAGAAAAAGCTGATTGTGCAGGAGCTAAAAAAATATGGTATCACGTGTATACTCACGAAGCCTCAAAATCTGACAGTAGATGCCCTCAATAAGTATCTTGAGATCAAGGCCAGGAATATGATATGATTTTAAGTAAGGAACGAGGAGAAAGGAATTTGGAACGTGGAGAAAGGAAAAAGGAGAAAGGAAAAGGGAGAAAGGAAAAAGGAGAATGGATCGTGGACCTTGGAAATTAGAGAACGGAAAAGGGAAAATTTCGAAGACGGTGGTTGAGCACATCGGAGTGGAGCCGAAGTGAATGCAGAATTATAATGTAAGAGACTACAGAACCCGAAGCAATTATTAGTCACCCTTAAGTGTTTGGTGTATCTTTGCACCTAAAATCTATTTTTACATCACTGCCAAAGGCACAAATTGAAAGTATAATGTCATTTTACAGGAAGAGTAGCAATTGGAAAAAGTGGATTGTTTTCTCAGGCATCATGGCTATCATTCTGTTATATTCGGGTTGTAAGTCTCAAAATGCTAAAACCGATCAGGGACCAGTTACATCTGACAAGCTTGATGAAGTCTTGGATAGTACTGCTATTTACCTTGAAAACTTCAAAAAAGAGGGCGACGCCTACATCGTACCCTGGAATTATATGCTCAATGTAAAATTTGAAAAAAAATATAGCGACTCCTTGGGAATGGAAGTATCACTGCCTATATTTAATGATACACTCAAGGTGCTGAATGGTAAAAAAGTCATTGTTGAAGGATTTTACATACCTGTAGATGAAACCGGCGATGAAAAGATCGTCATTTTGTCCGCCTATCCTTTTGCCCAGTGCTTTTTTTGTGGTCAAGCCGGTGTAGAATCCATTGTAGATATTATCACTTCACAAAAATTGCCCAAACTCAAAGTTGATACCAAAATCAGATTCAAAGGTACTTTTAAGTTGAATAGAGATAACTTTGATTTTCTGATCTACATGCTGGAAGACGCGGAATTGATTCAATAGCATTATCACTACATTAACAAAAAAGGAGACACAGACAGTAGAATTCCCTTCCTTTCTTTGGAAAACTGCTTATCTTTGCACCCTTAAATAAGAATCAATAATGTATATCGAAAACAACAGATACGTGCTTGATGGAGGATTGGATCCTTTGGAACTGGCAAAAAAATACGATTGCCCGCTGTATATTTACGAAACAGCCACTATGAAAAGGCAGTATGACAGACTTGTAAATGCTTTTGATCTCAAAAAGTTAAAAATCAATTATGCTTGCAAAGCACTGAATAATATATCCGTCCTGAAGTTTTTTAAATCTATAGGAGCAGGTCTTGATACAGTTTCCATTCAGGAAGTGAGAGTAGGGCTAATGGCAGGATTCAGACCTGAAGACATCATCTATACGCCCAACTGTGTATCGATTGAAGAGCTCTCGCAAGCAGTCGAAATGGGTGTCAAGATCAATGTCGACAACTTGTCCATATTGGAACAATTCGGTAGTTTGTACCCCGACTACCCGGTATGTATCCGTATCAATCCACACATCATGGCAGGTGGTAACAGCAAGATCAGTGTAGGACATATTGATTCAAAATTTGGTATTTCTTTCCATCAGACACCGCATATCCACCGCATCGTCAAGACTCACAACATGATCGTCGAAGGTATTCATATGCATACAGGAAGCGACATCATGGATATTGATGTTTTCCTTCAGGGTGCAGAGATACTTCTCAGCGTAGCAAAAGATTTCAAAGACCTTCAATATGTGGATTTTGGCAGTGGATTTAAAGTGCCGTACAAAGAAGAAGATATTGAGACCGATATCGAAGAACTTGGAGAAAAAATCGGTAATAGATTCAAACAATTTTGTTATGAATATGGCAGAAACCTTACATTGATGTTTGAGCCGGGCAAGTTTCTGGTCAGTGAATCGGGCATATTTTTAGTCAGGGTAAATGTAGTAAAACAAACGACATCCACTGTATTTGCAGGAGTGGATTCCGGGCTGAATCACCTGATACGTCCTATGCTGTATGACTCATATCACAAGATCGTCAATATCTCCAAAACAGAAGGCAGAACCAGAGTGTACAATGTCGTGGGATACATATGCGAAACAGATACATTTGGTGTCAACAGGAAAATGACAGAAATCAATGAAGGTGACATCCTGGCGTTCTACAATGCAGGTGCTTATTGTTTTACCATGTCATCCAACTACAATTCAAGATACCGACCTGCTGAAGTGCTGATCCACGAAGGTAAGGACTATCTCATCCGCGAGCGAGAGTCGATGGAAGACATTCTCAAAAATCAGATCAATGTAGACATTTTTGGAGAACCTAAAGCACTGCAGGCACCACCAATGGATGATATTAAAGTAAAAGAGAAAGAATATTCAGAAATCATAGCAGATAAAGAAAATAAATAGCAGATTAATATGCAATTAAAAAATTTAAGTTTTGTTTTTGTCCTGGCTTTGTCGACTGCTTTTTGGGGGTGCAAGCAGGAAGCTACAGTCATCGATATCAACGGTAAAACACTGAAAGAAATTCAATCCGCCACCATCATCACTTCAGACGGGCAGCAATTGGTATTGCCTGAAGATAGTATTTCAAAAATTTACTACCTCGTACGTCATGCTGAAAAAGATACATCTATCAAAGATGAACCACCATTGACCCCTGAAGGTATAAAAAGAGGAACAAGGATAGCAGAAATTCTCAGAGGTACCAGAGTTGATGCAATTTATTCTACCCTTACACTGAGGACCATGTTTACGGTTGATTCATTTGCTGATATTAAAGCCATGAGCATCAAACCTTATGAAAACAAAGAACTGAAGATATTGCTTGATGATGTAAAAAAATCAACCGACTTCAACAGAATATTTATCGTAGGCCATTCCAATACCATACCGTCGATCACCAACTCTCTTGCCGGCAGACAAATATTCAACAAAGTATTTGAAGAAAACGAATATGATAACTTTGTCATCGTTGTTGAAAAAAAATCCGGAAATACCGATGTCTATACTTTGAAGTACTGATACCAAAATTAAAAAATCCTGATTCTGTCCTTCTAAGTCTCCAATTCGTCATCTTAAAAATACCAATTTAAAAATCGTGATTTCATCAAGATATAATCCGTCAGAAGTAGAAAACTCATGGTACGCCCACTGGATGGATAAAAAATACTTTCATTCAGAACCTGATCATCGTGAGGCATACAGCATTGTGATTCCGCCACCCAATGTCACCGGTGTACTGCATATGGGACACATGCTCAACAATACTATTCAGGATATTTTGATTCGAAAAGCACGCATGGATGGTAAAAATGCGTGTTGGGTACCAGGTACAGATCACGCTTCTATTGCTACTGAAGCCAAAGTTGTAAAAATGCTACGTGATCAGGGTATCAAAAAAGGTGATCTTACCAGAGAAGAATTCCTGAAATATGCCTGGGAATGGAAAGAAAAATATGGAGGCATCATCCTCGAGCAGTTACAAAAACTGGGGGCATCCTGTGATTGGGACCGTACGGCATTCACCATGGATGAAGTCAGGTCTCAAGGTGTGTTAAAGGTATTTGTGGATCTCTACAATAATGGAAAACTCTACCGCGGCAAGAGGATGGTCAACTGGGATCCCGAAGCCAAAACCGTACTCTCCAACGAAGAAGTCATCTATGGACTGGAACAATCTAGATTATTTCATGTAAAATATCAGATAGAAGGGACCAATGATTTTCTTACTATAGCTACCACAAGGCCTGAAACCATCATGGGCGATACCGCCATTGCTGTACATCCTGACGACCCCAGATACGCACATCTGGAAGGAAAATATGCCATAGTACCCATCATTGGCCGCGTGATACCTATCATCAGGGATAGCTATGTGGATATGGAATTTGGTACCGGAGCACTGAAAGTCACACCGGCACACGACGTCAATGACTATGAGATTGGCAAAAGACACGATCTGGAAGTAGTGGATGTGTTTAATGATGACGGGACAATGAGTCCTGAGGCTACAGTATACATCGGAGAAGACAGATTTGTGGTGAGGAAAAAATTTGTAAAAGACCTGGAAGCAGCCGGTCATATCGCAAAAATAGAAGATTACCAAAACAATGTAGGAAGGTCGGAGCGTACCAGCTGTGTGGTAGAACCACGGCTTTCATTGCAATGGTATGTGGATATGAAAGCCCTCGCAGGTCCTGCACTTGACGCAGTAATGAAAGACGAAGTAGAGTTTTTTCCAAAAAATCAGAAAAATATCTACCGCCACTGGATGGAAAATATCAGGGATTGGTGTATCTCCAGGCAACTTTGGTGGGGACACAGAATTCCTGCATATTATTATGGAGGAGAGACATTCGTGGCAGAAACTGTTGAATCAGCATGGGCTATAGCCAAAAACAAATTTCCGGAGATCAACATCGAAGATTTAAAACAGGATGAAGACGTGCTCGACACCTGGTTTTCATCATGGTTGTGGCCGATTACAGTTTTTGATGGATTTAATGATAGAAAGACATTAGACTATTACTATCCAACTTCTGTCCTCGTGACCGGGTGGGATATCATTTTCCTGTGGGTAGCACGCATGATCATGGCAGGCTACGAATGGGAAAATAAAAGACCATTCAAACATGTGTATTTCACAGGAATGGTGAGAGATAAACTTCGCCGCAAAATGTCCAAATCCCTGGGCAACAGTCCTGATGCACTTCAGCTGATAGAAGATTTTGGCGCCGATGGTGTTAGATTTGGGATGATGCTTTGCTCACCTGCTGGAGGGGATTTACTATTTGACGAAAAACTTTGCGAACAAGGACGGAATTTCTGCAACAAGATATGGAATGCTCTGAGACTTGTGGATGGATGGCAGGCTGATGAAAATATCAAAGCGTCGGCATCTGACATGCTGGCTCATGAATGGATGCAACATAAGATGAATGCCATGCTCGCCGATGTGGACAAAAACTTCAACGAATACAGGCTTTCTGAAGCGCTCATGAGCATTTACAACTTTGTTTGGAATGACTTTTGTTCCTGGTATCTGGAAATGGTCAAACCACCATATGAAGGAAAAATCGCACAGGAAACCAAAAACAATACCATTCAGATTTTCACCAAAATATGTGCGATCATGCATCCGTTTATGCCCTTCATCACAGAAGAAGTGTGGCACAAACTCTCCGATCGGAAAGAAGGTGACGACTGTATGGTATCAGCATATCCGGTATCCGGAAACTTTAACCAGCAACTCATAGATAAAGTCGAACAGGCAAAAGACATCATCACCTCCATCAGAGACATCAGAAACAAACAAGGCATCAAAGCCAAAGACCTTCTCGATGTGTATATCATCAGCAGTGACAGGTCAAAAAACCTGATAAATACTGCCGGTTGGGCAGACATCTGCATAAAATCTGCCAGCTTAAACCATTTAGCGCTTACAGAAGATGATAGTATAACCGGGATCAGTTTCATAACAGGTACTGAAAAATGCATTGTTTCCTTAAAACAAGAGATAGATATACAGTCCCAAATAGAAGAAAAGAAAAAAGAACTCGAATACCAGCTTGGATTTGTAGCGTCAGTACAGAAAAAGCTTGAAAATGAACGATTTGTAAGTGGCGCTCCAAAAGATGTGGTGGACAAGGAAAGAGCCAAGCTGGCTGATGGTCAGGAAAGGATCAGGATTCTGGAAGAAGAGATTCAGCGATTGACAGGGTTGTAAGCAAAGGAACAGCAATTTCTATTCAAGCTTCTGGAAGTGACTGATTTATTTTGCGATTAGGGTATTAAAAAACCCAATCTTACTTTAATGTAAAATTCAATCCCCAGCTTTGGGCTACACTATCCACCAGATTTTTATTAAGTTCGGCTCTTTGATACTCTTCTTTATCAACAAAAAACAAACTTCCTTGAGACTTTACAATGGTGTCACAGGAAATTCGGGTAAAAATATTCAGCTGATAGTACAGTGAATCATTATACTTTTTCCTGAAAGCATCCTTTTCTTCATATATACTCCCAAAATATTTTGGTAAAGTGACGATCTTCCACAGGTGCAGCACTTCCTGATCATTTGGAAAATTGTCAGGGGAATCCCAGCGATGTCCATTGTATAAGCTTTTTGGTATCATTTTATCATTGATACCAGGAATATTGAATTTTGCTCGTATTTCATTTGCATTCGCCCCGTAATATAGGTTGTCATCCTTCCTATTGTTACATTGCCTTAAATCAAATATTATTTTAAAAATAAAAACTATCATGACTACTGCCAATATATACTTATTCATCGTACAATATGTTTTTTAAAGTGTTTGTTACCTATCATTTTCCGACAACCTTATCGTAAACAGAAAATATTGTGCGAAAAATTTAAATCACAAGATATTATTTTTCAAATAATTGTGATTTAAAATTTTGCAAATCATTTTCTGCTAAGTATATATGAAAACCATAATAATTTTTCACTATCATCCGACAAAAATCCAAAAATTCAATTAATTTCGTAATTCAATTCACATAAAATCAATAAAAAATGATCAGAAAAGTATATCAAGTGAGCGTAAATGCACCAAAAGAAAAATGTTCCGATTTAATGTTAGGACTTTCGGACATCAGTACTTACAAGCAATGGACAGCAGTCTTCAATCCTACCTCGAGA
Proteins encoded in this region:
- a CDS encoding RDD family protein, producing the protein MPEISINTTQNVNINFTVASIGARIGAYLTDGAVKFCYHLLLQWTVLSGLSIDRVIKDDWSMMAIYVVMYLPMMFYTLVQESLMEGQTIGKKLLGIKVVKIDGYQASFFDYLIRWVMRLVDMSASLYMAGMISMAMSKNHQRLGDLAAGTAVISLKNNINISHTILENLSQDYQPVFAQVVRFSDNDMRIIKETYQNAIKNNDLKTIRKLIDKMETVSGIKQGALSDSKFISTIIKDYNYYTGK
- a CDS encoding stage II sporulation protein M is translated as MREILFIKRNKEKWHTFEQAISGKIKKNPDELAGLYVQLINDLAFAQTYYPKSKTVIYLNHLAASVYQQIYKTKRADKNQIVVFFKNEVPMLIRENKKFLLFAFSLFFLFVSLGVLSALYDDSFVRLILGDGYVDMTLDNIKGGDPVAVYKSGSNWGGFIGITMNNLMVGLKCFVYGVSGGLGTAYIMLHNGIMIGAFQTFFGQQGVLWESVRGIWIHGSMEIFAIVIEAMAGLILGFGILFPGTQSRLQSFKSSMKKGLKIWISTIPFTISAGFLEGFVTRFSNVMPNAVSVGIILFTLGCISWYYLIYPFWYEHQKIETYE
- a CDS encoding DUF4350 domain-containing protein, which codes for MSRNRITIISILAGLILVAIFFGSAGKKPLNWNPTYNTKDKIPLGLYIFDKEVDSFFHVYVERYKDDLKDYFYEGVFEDSVLYDYCMMNINMSFDVDKKQTENLCSFVKNGNSVFLSAGSFSESLMNRLKLEVFNIPYSTLSDKNHENIKIYLQDSTAGSKIIGQRTITGSYFISYDSASSQVLGYRMFNKVVQPNFIKVKMGLGHFFIHLEPAAFSNYHFMTGDDYKYAEAVLTHIPYNQDIIWLLHKQTSRVISDSPLRFILSQPPLKWAWYLLITGLLAFIIFNIRRSQRIIPDLPPPANTSVEFAKTVGNLYRREGDIKNIIDKKIIYFLEKIRTDYHLHTDVLDEKFAKMLHIKSGKDIKIIERIVLLINKQRNFDFARSTHDLQQLNDTFENFYKS
- a CDS encoding MoxR family ATPase, coding for MEDNTMNESLHFESRLDMSRLHEKIEAIKGEISRVIVGQEKLVDMLLISLLANGHTILEGVPGVAKTITAKLLSKCIQTDFSRIQFTPDLMPSDILGTLVFDVKKADFEYRKGPIFANVVLIDEINRAPAKTQAALFEVMEERQITMDGTTYPMELPFLVVATQNPIEQEGTYRLPEAQLDRFLIKIQIDYPAKDEEIEIITRENNLYSGSKLDDISPVISSNEIMEFQSLVRQVKVDPQMITYIAGIVVSTRQNPMLYLGASPRASIAILNASKAHAAIRGRDFVTPDDIKEVAYAVLNHRLIVSPEKEMEGITTSLIIKQILESVEIPR
- a CDS encoding DUF58 domain-containing protein, producing the protein MTQVIKTLYKHLYIQPRFFYAGIAVVFVFIVSFFIPLLFVPAQIMLLLLVLFFIFDTILLFRSEKGVEAQRILSDRFSNGTQNTIELKITNHYGFRISTEIIDELPPEFQVRDFEIRSAVAAGSTEIYVYQLRPTFRGLIDFGDVHIYAASPLSLVKRRYSIDLKKEVAVYPSVVDLRKFELMAFSNKIFQHGLKKIRKLGHTMEFEKIKEYVPGDDFRTVNWKATAKSNKLMVNQYQDERSQSVYCIIDKGRVMKMPFDGLSLLDYAINTTIILSNVVLRKQDYAGFFSFSKRVDNRVVADKKATQKERIMEALYNVKTDFFESDYGRLYADIKKNITHRSLLFLFTNFETLDGLSRQLPYLKAISKNHLLIIIFFQNTELEQLADVVADTEAKLYDKVIAEKFLFEKKLIVQELKKYGITCILTKPQNLTVDALNKYLEIKARNMI
- the lysA gene encoding diaminopimelate decarboxylase, producing the protein MYIENNRYVLDGGLDPLELAKKYDCPLYIYETATMKRQYDRLVNAFDLKKLKINYACKALNNISVLKFFKSIGAGLDTVSIQEVRVGLMAGFRPEDIIYTPNCVSIEELSQAVEMGVKINVDNLSILEQFGSLYPDYPVCIRINPHIMAGGNSKISVGHIDSKFGISFHQTPHIHRIVKTHNMIVEGIHMHTGSDIMDIDVFLQGAEILLSVAKDFKDLQYVDFGSGFKVPYKEEDIETDIEELGEKIGNRFKQFCYEYGRNLTLMFEPGKFLVSESGIFLVRVNVVKQTTSTVFAGVDSGLNHLIRPMLYDSYHKIVNISKTEGRTRVYNVVGYICETDTFGVNRKMTEINEGDILAFYNAGAYCFTMSSNYNSRYRPAEVLIHEGKDYLIRERESMEDILKNQINVDIFGEPKALQAPPMDDIKVKEKEYSEIIADKENK
- a CDS encoding histidine phosphatase family protein; translation: MQLKNLSFVFVLALSTAFWGCKQEATVIDINGKTLKEIQSATIITSDGQQLVLPEDSISKIYYLVRHAEKDTSIKDEPPLTPEGIKRGTRIAEILRGTRVDAIYSTLTLRTMFTVDSFADIKAMSIKPYENKELKILLDDVKKSTDFNRIFIVGHSNTIPSITNSLAGRQIFNKVFEENEYDNFVIVVEKKSGNTDVYTLKY